In Bos indicus x Bos taurus breed Angus x Brahman F1 hybrid chromosome 21, Bos_hybrid_MaternalHap_v2.0, whole genome shotgun sequence, one DNA window encodes the following:
- the CHGA gene encoding chromogranin-A, whose amino-acid sequence MRSAAVLALLLCAGQVIALPVNSPMNKGDTEVMKCIVEVISDTLSKPSPMPVSKECFETLRGDERILSILRHQNLLKELQDLALQGAKERTHQQKKHSSYEDELSEVLEKPNDQAELKEVTEEVSSKDAAEKRDDSKEVEKSDEDSDGDRPQASPGLGPGPKVEEDNQAPGEEEEAPSNAHPLASLPSPKHPGPQAKEDSEGPSQGPASREKGLSAEQGRQTEREEEEEKWEEAEAREKAVPEEESPPTAAFKAPPSLGNKETQRAAPGWPEDGAGKMGAEEAKPPEGKGEWAHSRQEEEEMARAPQVLFRGGKSGEPEQEEQLSKEWEDAKRWSKMDQLAKELTAEKRLEGEEEEEEDPDRSMRLSFRARGYGFRGPGLQLRRGWRLNSREDSVEAGLPLQVRGYPEEKKEEEGSANRRPEDQELESLSAIEAELEKVAHQLEELRRG is encoded by the exons ATGCGCTCCGCCGCGGTCCTGGCGCTTCTGCTCTGCGCGGGGCAAG tCATTGCCCTGCCTGTGAACAGCCCCATGAATAAAGGGGACACTGAG GTGATGAAGTGTATCGTCGAGGTCATCTCTGACACACTCTCCAAGCCCAGCCCCATGCCAGTCAGCAAGGAGTGTTTTGAGACACTCCGAGGAG ATGAACGGATCCTCTCAATCCTGCGACATCAGAATTTGCTGAAAGAGCTCCAAGACCTCGCTCTCCAAG GAGCCAAGGAGCGGACACATCAGCAGAAGAAGCACAGCAGTTACGAGGATGAACTCTCAGAGGTGCTTGAGAAGCCGAACGACCAGGCCGAGCTGAAAG AGGTGACAGAAGAGGTGTCCTCCAAGGATGCTGCAGAAAAAAGAGACGATTCTAAAGAGGTGGAGAAGAGTGATGAAGACTCGGACGGAGACAGGCCTCAGGCCTCCCCAGGGCTTGGGCCGGGGCCCAAGGTTGAGGAGGACAACCAGgcccctggggaggaggaggaggcccccTCCAACGCCCACCCCCTAGCCAGCCTCCCCAGCCCGAAACACCCAGGCCCACAGGCCAAGGAGGACAGCGAGGGTCCCTCCCAGGGTCCAGCCAGCAGGGAGAAGGGCCTGAGTGCAGAGCAAGGGaggcagacagagagagaagaggaggaggagaagtgggaGGAGGCGGAGGCTAGAGAGAAGGCCGTCCCGGAGGAAGAAAGCCCGCCCACCGCAGCGTTTAAAGCCCCACCGAGCCTCGGCAACAAGGAGACGCAGAGGG CTGCTCCAGGTTGGCCCGAGGATGGAGCCGGGAAGATGGGGGCTGAGGAGGCCAAGCCCCCCGAGGGGAAGGGGGAGTGGGCACACTCccggcaggaggaagaggagatggcaagggcCCCTCAAGTCCTCTTCCGTGGTGGGAAGAGCGGGGAGCCCGAGCAGGAGGAGCAGCTCTCCAAGGAGTGGGAGGACGCCAAGCGATGGAGCAAGATGGACCAGCTGGCCAAGGAGCTGACGGCCGAGAAGCggctggagggggaggaggaggaagaggaggacccCGACCGCTCCATGAGGCTCTCCTTCCGGGCCCGGGGCTACGGCTTCAGGGGTCCCGGGCTGCAGCTGCGGCGAGGCTGGAGGCTGAACTCCCGGGAGGACAGCGTGGAGGCCGGCCTGCCCCTCCAGGTGCGCGGCTACccggaagagaagaaggaggaggagggcagcgcCAACCGCAGACCAGAG GACCAGGAGCTGGAGAGCTTGTCAGCCATCGAGGCAGAGCTGGAGAAGGTGGCCCACCAGCTGGAGGAGCTTCGGCGGGGCTGA